A portion of the Podospora pseudoanserina strain CBS 124.78 chromosome 2, whole genome shotgun sequence genome contains these proteins:
- a CDS encoding hypothetical protein (COG:L; EggNog:ENOG503P7Z4) produces the protein MISQAPSPSGTQPYPIPPPTPVITASTSGNIRHEWPAIGLTLVHEFISPAEEQEMISAFHAISPLSPADSKRRISQHFGHHFDYTTFGIDESKHSPVPAYITNFLDRLPVDTDGKEAGRKPDQFTVQYYPPGAGIPPHVDTHSMFGEALYSLSFGSGVPMIFRMSGENEARKLRLPKRSLQESSDGNVNGKVGGEILDKAEGVVVHPAWELMLPARSLLVMRGASRYGYTHGIRPRKTDAVDGVTVKREGRYSITMRSVRRDEEIGCDCLFPGVCDARVRQEQEAALRAGGIKKAEAQ, from the coding sequence ATGATCAGTcaagcaccctccccatctggGACTCAACCatatcccatccccccacccacaccaGTCATCACCGCCTCGACATCCGGGAACATCCGTCATGAATGGCCCGCAATAGGACTCACCCTCGTCCACGAATTCATCTCCCCAGCCGAAGAACAAGAGATGATCTCTGCCTTCcacgccatctcccccctaaGCCCGGCCGATTCAAAAAGACGAATAAGCCAACATTTCGGTCACCACTTCGATTACACCACCTTTGGAATCGACGAGTCAAAGCACAGCCCTGTCCCAGCTTATATCACAAACTTTCTCGACAGGCTACCGGTCGACACTGATGGGAAGGAAGCAGGACGAAAGCCGGACCAGTTCACCGTGCAATACTACCCTCCAGGCGCCGGCATCCCGCCACACGTGGATACCCACAGCATGTTCGGGGAGGCGCTGTACAGCCTGAGTTTTGGGAGTGGGGTGCCGATGATTTTCAGGATGAGCGGGGAGAACGAGGCGAGGAAGTTGAGGCTGCCCAAGAGATCACTGCAGGAGTCTTCAGATGGTAATGTGAATGGGAAAGTAGGGGGGGAGATACTCGACAAAGCTGAAGGAGTCGTTGTACACCCGGCTTGGGAGCTTATGCTGCCGGCGAGGTCACTTCTTGTCATGAGGGGGGCCTCGAGGTATGGGTATACGCATGGGATTCGACCCAGAAAAACGGATGCGGTGGATGGAGTCACGGTaaaaagggaagggaggtATTCAATAACCATGAGGAGTGTCAGGAGGGACGAGGAGATTGGCTGTGACTGCCTGTTTCCGGGGGTTTGCGACGCCCGTGTGAGACAAGAGCAGGAAGCTGCGTTAAGGGCTGGGGGTATCAAAAAGGCAGAAGCCCAATAA
- a CDS encoding hypothetical protein (EggNog:ENOG503PHA2), translated as MKSIGPIMGKNLILELMYALAHRVEDLAFRLFYLINKTLSPEDTDPREAYDPAIVLCALRIVYTSVEKFRKTTKDWNHGSLKGLKSFIDTLGSRAPAATRVIQRYRHQKLSILCQESASTAVLVQLIKECAVKKSIARFAFERFQPDGLWPLGGPDTWTIYHTYTQMLELSVSCKDAEDPNYWARYGTVVDLELDLELDRFRSNENNSRFVSHLDLDLQDFDTALGEMVDADSRGRKRKLSALDAAKDTATAVDEGPPPKRWFEGVERVARKVVG; from the exons ATGAAGAGCATCGGGCCTATCATGGGCAAGaacctcatcctcgaacTGATGTATGCACTGGCACATCGGGTTGAAGATCTTGCGTTCAGGTTGTTCtacctcatcaacaagacGCTTAGTCCTGAGGACACAGATCCGCGAGAAGCTTATGATCCCGCTATTGTTTTGTGCGCCTTGCGTATCGTGTATACATCTGTCGAGAAATTCAGGAAAACAACCAAAGACTGGAATCATGGAAGCCTGAAAGGGCTG AAGAGCTTCATCGACACGCTTGGTTCACGTGCGCCCGCTGCAACTAGAGTCATCCAGCGGTACAGACACCAGAAGCTTAGCATCCTCTGTCAGGAATCTGCCTCCACGGCAGTCTTGGTTCAGCTCATCAAGGAGTGTGCCGTCAAGAAGTCAATTGCTAGGTTTGCCTTTGAAAGGTTTCAGCCGGATGGATTGTGGCCTCTTGGAGGCCCGGATACGTG GACCATTTATCATACATACACCCAAATGCTCGAGCTTTCTGTCAGTTGTAAGGATGCAGAGGACCCTAACTACTGGGCCCGTTATGGTACAGTGGTGGATTTGGAGCTGGATCTGGAGCTCGACAGATTTCGTTCAAATGAGAATAACAGCAGATTTGTATCACATTTGGACCTTGACCTCCAGGACTTTGATACAGCCCTTGGCGAAATGGTCGACGCGGATAGTCGAGGTCGAAAGAGAAAATTATCCGCACTTGACGCTGCCAAGGACACAGCCACAGCAGTCGATGAagggccaccaccaaagcgCTGGTTTGAGGGAGTGGAAAGAGTGGCTCGCAAAGTGGTGG GATAA
- a CDS encoding hypothetical protein (COG:S; EggNog:ENOG503P4AA): MHDPASLPDEDLSSTLATIAMNRFLISTSLRSVRSFPKSRTIRPHQLHTYSLRKMSTDTPVPAPWHAAYPAPSSQTVFIPRDEVLSILANGRKDTVLVDLRRNDFEGGTIRGSINLPAQSLYPTLPTVYSTLKAAGLKKVIFYCGSSTGRGSRAASWLADYISSQNDTEMQSLALGGGIKGWAAAGPEYVKWMDEYDEKVWAKYSTT; this comes from the exons ATGCATGATCCTGCATCATTGCCGGACGAGGATCTCTCGTCAACTCTTGCAACGATTGCAATGAACAGATTCCTTATATCAACATCTCTTCGTTCGGTACGCAGCTTTCCAAAATCCAGGACAATCCGACCTCACCAATTGCACACCTACTCCCTCCGCAAAATGTCCACAGACACTCCTGTCCCAGCGCCCTGGCACGCCGCCTACCCCGCCCCCTCTTCTCAAACCGTCTTCATCCCCCGTGACGAGGTCCTGTCCATTCTCGCCAACGGGAGAAAAGATACCGTGCTGGTTGACCTGAGAAGAAACGACTTTGAG GGCGGTACAATCCGCGgctccatcaacctccctgCTCAAAGCCTCTATCCGACTCTGCCAACGGTGTACTCCACCCTCAAGGCTGCCGGGCTTAAAAAGGTCATCTTTTATTGTG GCTCATCGACAGGTAGAGGGAGCAGAGCAGCCAGTTGGCTGGCGGACTATATCTCGTCCCAAAACGACACCGAGATGCAGAGTCTTGCtctggggggtgggattAAGGGGTGGGCTGCCGCGGGGCCAGAGTATGTCAAGTGGATGGACGAGTACGATGAGAAGGTCTGGGCCAAGTACAGCACCACTTAG
- a CDS encoding hypothetical protein (EggNog:ENOG503PTM0), with product MRYLAVVLSAAAGVQAARQCSTTTGYTHRVLDARYDGPDVDKPGSDLATISVSLSSSTTPLYECVAQWPESWKGFHNVTEKLIWSDCIWTGAGSGADKSVAFAVDWNKKVVYLAHVFACSDREGTDGLATGTLPLSELDCDYTEEGSAYCIPKATSSGARPDLRISTVLAPTAPDANTASCSEISEQYQSWTLEKWHRQFVLTPGSFEPKAGTDTGPSFTLKSLGVNGVTFTCATTSAPVGPFQGECKSDVTKAVATFTFDPKLNILTVKQKWDCGDSAALETVGVGYMQGTCDRGFNSDVFTCSSEPVLIGTEAL from the exons ATGAGATACCTTGCCGTTGTGCTGTCCGCTGCCGCAGGCGTGCAAGCAGCCAGACAatgctcaaccaccacagggTACACCCACCGGGTACTCGATGCCCGTTACGATGGCCCAGATGTCGATAAGCCAGGCAGCGACCTTGCGACCATCTCGGTCAGTCTCAGCAGTAGCACAACACCTCTTTACGAGTGTGTAGCGCAATGGCCAGAATCATGGAAGGGTTTCCACAATGTCACGGAGAAGCTGATTTGGAGCGATTGCATCTGGACTGGTGCTGGTAGTGGGGCGGACAAGTCGGTGGCTTTTGCGGTGGATTGGAATAAGAAGGTGGTGTATCTGGCTCATGTGTTTGCCTGCAGTGATCGTGAGGG GACCGACGGCCTAGCGACTGGAACGCTCCCTCTTTCCGAGCTTGACTGTGACTACACCGAAGAGGGCAGCGCCTATTGCATCCCCAAGGCGACATCTTCAGGCGCTCGCCCTGACCTCAGAATAAGCACTGTACTTGCCCCCACGGCCCCAGACGCCAACACCGCCTCCTGCTCTGAGATCTCTGAGCAATACCAGTCATGGACACTGGAGAAGTGGCACAGACAGTTTGTCCTCACTCCTGGCAGCTTTGAGCCCAAGGCCGGAACCGATACTGGACCAAGCTTCACTCTCAAGAGCTTGGGCGTGAATGGCGTGACGTTTACTTGTGCCACTACATCTGCCCCGGTTGGTCCCTTTCAGGGGGAGTGCAAGTCGGATGTTACCAAGGCAGTCGCGACGTTCACTTTCGACCCCAAACTCAACATTTTGACTGTCAAGCAAAAGTGGGATTGTGGGGATTC TGCCGCGTTGGAGacggttggtgttggctaCATGCAGGGTACTTGTGACAGGGGCTTCAACAGTGATGTCTTTACTTGCTCGTCCGAGCCAGTCCTGATTGGAACTGAGGCGTTATAA
- a CDS encoding hypothetical protein (COG:G; EggNog:ENOG503NVM3) yields the protein MHISDTLWIHRQRASFSTLLLLSIMAPSGDSDAKDKIQSSTALASSSETASKSSRSSTNEKEKESPEAIRQRILDQEAEFRASQKPTTNLASFWSWKKSESRRPEDIATQPSVFDNPELAPYFQPTERYENRHRFDPSFKWTWAEEIPLIRKIDWKVTAWSCVAFFALDLDRSNISQANTDNFLDDLGLDTNDYNLGQTVFRISFLLAELPSQLISKKIGPDRWIPAQMVLWSIVSAAQFWLKGRSSFLATRALIGLLQGGFIPDVILYMSYFFKGTELPFRLALFWMANRLTDVISPLLAYGLLRLRGYHGYEGWRWLFLLEGILTLVIGIWSYFQMVPSPTQTKAPWRKKGWFTEHEEKIMVNRILRDDPSKSDMHNRQAITFKLLWESLCDFDLWPIYLIGLTFSMPAGPPDQYLTLTLRQLGFDTFDSNLLSIPCQITCTISMLLITYLSEKLNQRAFMGVVMQMWLLPCVVALYLLPADASRWAAYAVVTVLLSYPSTHAMQVGWCSRNSNTVRTRTVSAALYNMAVQTNSIISSNIYRRDDRPEYRRGNRALIGIASMNIVNYLLVKAYYVWRNKKRDETWDRMSQEERRNYLATTTDKGSKRLDFRFAH from the exons ATGCACATCAGCGATACTCTATGGATACACCGTCAGAGGGCTTCATTTTCAACCTTGTTGCTTCTCTCCATCATGGCACCCAGCGGAGACTCAGACGCCAAGGACAAGATTCAGTCCTCGACCGCACTCGCCTCGTCCAGCGAAACGGCCTCCAAGTCGTCCAGGTCATCAACcaacgaaaaagaaaaggaatcGCCAGAGGCTATCCGTCAACGCATTCTTGACCAAGAGGCCGAGTTCCGCGCCTCTCAAAAGCCCACAACCAACCTTGCCTCGTTCTGGTCCTGGAAGAAAAGTGAGAGCCGCCGCCCCGAAGATATTGCCACCCAGCCTTCTGTCTTCGACAACCCCGAACTCGCTCCGTATTTCCAGCCGACCGAGCGCTATGAGAATCGTCACCGCTTTGATCCCTCCTTCAAGTGGACCTGGGCAGAGGAGATTCCGTTGATCAGAAAGATAGATTGGAAGGTCACCGCGTGGAGTTGCGTTGCCTTTTTCGCCTTGGATTTGGACAGGAGCAATATCTCACAAGCTAACACGGACAACTTCCTGGACGACCTGGGATTGGACACCAATGACTACAACTTGGGCCAGACTGTGTTCCGAATCAGTTTCCTGTTGGCCGAGTTGCCTTCGCAACTGATCAGTAAGAAGATTGGTCCTGATCGATGGATTCCAGCTCAGATGGTTCTCTGGAGTATCGTGAGTGCGGCACAATTTTGGCTCAAAGGACGATCATCCTTTTTGGCAACGAGAGCATTGATTGGATTGCTCCAAGGCGGCTTTATTCCCGATGTGATCCTG TACATGTCCTACTTCTTCAAAGGCACAGAACTTCCTTTCCGCCTGGCGCTGTTTTGGATGGCAAATCGATTAACAGATGTCATATCCCCCCTATTGGCATACGGACTTCTGAGACTGAGAGGATATCATGGATATGAAGGGTGGCGGTGGCTATTCCTCCTGGAGGGCATTCTGACACTGGTGATCGGTATTTGGTCCTACTTCCAGATGGTACCTTCACCAACGCAGACCAAAGCTCCCTGGCGCAAGAAGGGATGGTTCACGGAACATGAAGAAAAAATCATGGTCAATCGTATCCTGAGGGACGATCCTTCCAAGAGTGACATGCATAACCGGCAAGCCATCACTTTCAAGCTACTTTG GGAATCTCTTTGTGACTTTGACTTATGGCCAATCTACCTCATCGGCCTTACTTTCTCCATGCCTGCCGGCCCACCGGATCAATACTTGACTTTGACGCTTCGGCAGTTGGGTTTTGATACGTTTGATTCCAACCTGCTCAGCATCCCTTGCCAAATCACCTGCACCATCAGT ATGCTCCTCATCACATATCTGTCCGAGAAGCTGAACCAAAGGGCCTTCATGGGAGTGGTGATGCAAATGTGGCTTCTGCCATGTGTTGTAGCCCTCTATCTGCTACCAGCCGACGCATCAAGATGGGCAGCATACGCCGTCGTCACGGTATTGCTGTCATATCCTTCCACTCATGCAATGCAAGTGGGATGGTGCAGCAGAAACAGCAATACCGTGCGCACACGTACCGTCTCTGCTGCGCTTTACAACATGGCAGTCCAAACCAACAGTATCATATCCTCCAACATTTACCGACGAGACGACCGACCGGAATACCGACGTGGTAACAGGGCCCTGATTGGCATTGCAAGCATGAATATTGTCAATTACCTGCTGGTCAAGGCTTATTACGTATGGAGAAACAAGAAGCGAGACGAAACCTGGGACAGGATGAGCCAAGAGGAGCGGCGAAATTACTTGGCTACCACGACGGACAAGGGAAGCAAGAGACTGGACTTTAGATTCGCACATTAG